The Papaver somniferum cultivar HN1 chromosome 3, ASM357369v1, whole genome shotgun sequence genome includes a region encoding these proteins:
- the LOC113356042 gene encoding 39S ribosomal protein L47, mitochondrial-like has protein sequence MFLTKIFNRALYLGTRSNGSFYSTTAAAATATSAKTSHNPLEEFFEVTRSQEEDKPNTYGRSWKASELRLKSWDDLQKLWYVLLKEKNMLMTQRQMLNAQNLRFPNPERIPKVRKSMCRIKHVLTERAIEEADPRRSAEMKRMINAL, from the exons ATGTTCTTGACAAAGATATTTAATAGGGCACTCTATCTGGGTACTCGATCAAATGGTTCATTCTATTCAACTACCGCTGCTGCAGCTACTGCAACTTCAGCTAAGACATCACACAATCCTTTAGAAGAGTTTTTTGAGGTTACTAGAAGTCAAGAAGAGGACAAACCAAACACTTACG GTCGAAGTTGGAAGGCATCTGAATTGCGTCTTAAGTCTTGGGATGATCTTCAAAAGCTATGGTATGTGCTTTTGAAAGAGAAGAACATGCTTATGACACAACGCCAAATGCTCAACGCACAGAACCTACGATTTCCCAACCCAGAGCGTATCCCTAAG GTAAGGAAGTCAATGTGTCGAATCAAACATGTGCTTACTGAGAGAGCAATTGAAGAAGCTGATCCAAGAAGGTCCGcagagatgaagaggatgataaATGCATTGTGA
- the LOC113356040 gene encoding uncharacterized protein LOC113356040: MSSFHAERPKPWYDYTSANPTPSQSGGGRGGYQEVPWKGFGTSVDAISFGFVATAILVSMFIIMAIFEHLIRPKPTFSSPQDAAQRTFEMGEMRVRIHTLEKLGNSQNAPTSYSPGFSVLMPGEHCPTFIAQPAPLPCPREEIYWPSHGNAFVVAP, from the exons ATGAGTAGCTTCCATGCTGAAAGACCCAAGCCATGGTACGATTATACAAGCGCGAATCCAACACCATCACAATCTGGTGGTGGAAGAGGAGGATATCAAGAAGTGCCTTGGAAGGGTTTTGGGACTTCAGTAGATGCTATATCTTTTGGTTTTGTGGCTACAGCAATTCTAGTCTCTATGTTTATTATCATGGCCATTTTTGAACATCTGATAAGGCCGAAACCGACTTTCTCGTCACCTCAAGATGCAGCTCAAAGAACCTTCGAAATGGGTGAAATGCGAGTTCGGATTCATACACTCGAGAAGCTTGGTAATTCGCAAAAT GCGCCAACATCATACTCGCCAGGTTTTTCAGTTCTGATGCCAGGAGAACATTGCCCGACATTCATTGCCCAGCCTGCTCCCCTTCCTTGCCCTAGAGAAGAGATATACTGGCCTTCACATGGGAATGCTTTTGTTGTTGCTCCTTAG